The genomic interval GAGTACTGATATACTTCTTCCATTTCTTCGATAGGGCCATGACAAGTCTGACATTCGACCTGACCTGCAACAACGTGCTGGCTGTGGTTGAAGTAAGCCAAGTCTGGTAGGTTGTGGATGCGAACCCATTCGATGGGCTTTTCTTCGTAATCTTCGATGTAGGCACGAGAATCTTTATCCCAACCAATAGCAGCGTAGATTTTCTCAATTTCTTTAGTCCCTTGCTCAGACTGCCCTTCTGCGATGTACATATGGCAGTTCATACAGACATTTGCCGATGGAACTCCAGCAGATTTTGAATGGCGTGCACTGCTGTGGCAGTAGTTACAGTCCACTTGGTTCTGACCAGCGTGAATCTCGTGGGAGAAGGCAATAGGTTGAGTCGGCTGATAATTCTGCTCAACACCAATTCCTTTCAAGAAACCCCAGAGTCCGTTAAATGCGAAGATCAAAACGATGACCACAGCAAACCCAACAAGCTTTTTGTTGGCGGCAAATGCCTCTAGGTAAATGCGAAGGTCAAAGATCTGATCCACGAATGATCTGGGCTCTACACCCTTCATCACGAGAAGAAGATTCTTGATGCGGACCAGAATAAAGACGATGATAATCAGGAATACCACCAAACCCGCTAGCACAGGAACAATGTCTAAGCCTCCAGCAGCTTGGCCTCCTCCTGCAACGGCTCCACCGTCACCCTCGGCCACCGTAGGCGCCATCTTTTCTGCATAAGACTGGTCGATGTAGGCCAATAATCCCCGAATGTCATCATCCGAAAACTGAGGATAATTGGGCATCGCCAATCCGTTGTATTCTTCGTAGATCGCAATAGCTTGGGCATCTCCGCTTTCGCGGAGTTCCTGGTTATTTCGAATCCAAGAGATGAGCCATTCCTCATCGTACTTCTCAGTAACTTGACCTAAGGCAGGTCCAATGAGTTTGGCGTCGACTTTGTGACACGCTGCACAATTCGCTTTCCAAAGTTTCTCCCCGACAGCTGGATCCCCGCCTGCTGCCGCAACGGCAGTAGAGTCTTGGGCCATGGTCATGGAAGATACAAGTGTGAATGCAGCAGAGATTAAGAACGTGAATACCGCACTAAATCTCGGGAGAAGGGCGTTTTTCATAGCAATCATCACAGAATTTCCGTTGGGCGCAAAAATAAGGACTAAAGCACGATTTCTGGACGGCAGAAGTACTTTTGCACTAATTTATATTCGTTCTAAATAGTCTTGTGATTGCGCTTAAAATACGAAAAAAGAGAACTTAAAAACTAGCTTTGCTTCACGATAATCCGCTTTCTATGAACATTAAAAATCTCTACCTATTTGGAGTCATCTTCTTCTCCGTATTCACTGCCCTAGGCCAAGAGCGAGATTCATCCTATACCGATCCAGTAGATACTTTGGCTTCACAGACGACCTTTGACGCCTATCCCGTTCAAATGGACGCAAGCCTTGTGGACCTCATTGATCGAGACGTCAAAATAAAGGCCGACAATCGATCTTCGGATGGATTCAGAATTCAATTGTACTATGGAAAACGGGAACAGGCTATGCGGCTTAAAGCCGAATACCAAGAATTGCTCAAATCCGAGCGTATTTACGTCGAATATGAGCAACCTTATTTTAAAACTAAAATCGGAGACTTTAGAACATCTCTAGAAGCAGAAAAGTACATGCGCTCTTTAGGCGAGCACTGCTCAGGATGTTTTGTGGTTCAGGACGAAATTGAGTTTCCGGACCTTATTCCAATGTCCGTTTCACCTCAACTTCCTGATACGCCTCAATGATATCCCCGACTTTGATGTCGTTGAAGTTCTCGATGTTCAATCCACATTCAAACCCTTTGGCTACTTCTTTGACGTCGTCTTTAAAGCGCTTCAAAGAACCGAGTTTCCCTGTGTAGATTACAACGCCGTCGCGGATAATCCGGACGTCATTGTTTCGGTGGATTTTTCCGTCGAGCACCATACAACCTGCAATAGTTCCCACTTTGGAGATCTTGAAGGTCTCTCTGATCTCGAGGTTGGCCACAATCTCTTCTTTGAGTTCTGCAGACAACATACCTTCCATCGCATCCTTGATCTCATTGATCGCGTCATAGATGATCGAGTAGGTACGAATGTCTATTTGCTCGGTTTCCGCCAATTTCCGGGCTCCCATACTTGGACGCACCTGGAAGGCCACGATGATCGCATCAGACGCTGATGCCAAGAGCACATCTGACTCTGTCACAGCACCAACGGCTTTGTGGATGATGTTGACTTGGATTTCCTCGGTCGAGAGCTTTTGTAAGCTATCACTCAAGGCCTCAATAGATCCATCCACATCACCTTTAACGATGATATTCAACTCCTGGAAGTCTCCGATGGCCAAACGACGACCGATTTCGTCCAATGTAATATGCTTCTGCGTCCGCATGCTCTGCTCACGCTGCAATTGCTGACGCTTGGTGGCAATGTCCTTAGCTTCTCGCTCGTCTTCCATCACCTTGAACTTATCTCCAGCCTGTGGAGCTCCATCCAATCCAAGGATCGAAACGGGTGTTGAAGGGCCGGCCTCAGTAACAGGGTGAGAGCGCTCATCAAACATCGCTTTTACCTTACCAGAGTATTGACCCGCGAGGATATAATCTCCGATGCGAAGCGTTCCGTTCTGAACCAGAATCGTCGTGGTATATCCACGACCCTTGTCCAAAGTAGCTTCCACTACGGAACCACTCGCCAATCTTTTCGGGTTGGCTTTGAGGTCAAGTAATTCCGCTTCGAGCAAGACTTTTTCTAGAAGTTCCTTGACGTTCAATCCAGTCTTGGCAGAAACCTCTTGACTTTGGTATTTACCACCCCAGTCTTCAACCAAGAGGTTCATACCCGCCAATTCTTCCTTAATCTTCTCGGGATTTGCAGCGTCACGATCCACCTTATTCAAAGCAAATACGATCGGAACGCCCGCAGCTTGTGCGTGACTGATCGCTTCTTTCGTTTGGGGCATGACCGCGTCGTCAGCCGCAATAACGATGATAGCGATATCCGTCACTTGAGCACCACGTGCACGCATCGCGGTAAACGCCTCGTGACCTGGTGTATCAATGAAGGCGATGCGCTGACCGCTATCAAGGGATACCGAATAGGCTCCAATGTGCTGTGTAATTCCTCCAGACTCTCCGGCGATCACATTCGCATCACGAACGTAGTCAAGAAGAGACGTCTTACCGTGATCAACGTGACCCATAACGGTTACAATCGGAGCGCGACCCATCAAGTCTGCTGGATCATCCTCCTCCTCTTGAACAGCCTCTTGAACATCGGCAGAAACGAATTCTACTTCATAGCCAAATTCTTCAGCAACGATACTCAAAGTTTCTGCATCCAGACGCTGGTTCATGGTTACCATGATTCCCAGCTCCATACATGAAGCAATAACCCTAGTTGTAGGTACGCTCATCATGGTGGCCAACTCAGCGACGGTTACAAACTCAGTAACCTTGAGCTTAGCACCTTCTTCAGCGCGCTTCATTTCTTCCATTTGCTCGCGCTCACGACGCTCTTCTCGCTTGTCGCGGCGATTTTTGGAAGACTTGGATTTCCCTCGATTCGTTAGCTTATCAAGGGTCTCTTTGATTTGCTTTTGGATTTCCTCCTCAGTAGGCTCCTCCTTTTGAATGTTCTTACCTCCTCGGCGTTGAGCGCCGCGGCCCTTGGCAGGTCCGGTATCGCTACTGATGCGTTTACGACGACGCTTTTTGCTGTCGTCATCCTTGGGCCCACTCGAACTTGCTACCTTCTTCTTCTTAGGCTTGAATTGGTCTAGGTCGATGGTTTTTCCAACGAACTTTGGCCCATCTAATTTTTTATACTGAGTCTTAATAGAACCTGAATCAGTAGCAGATTCTTCAGTCTTTTCTGACTCTTTCGCAGGCTCTTCGACCTTTTCTGCGGCTGGGGCCTCGGGTGCAGCCTCAGCCTCAGTCTCAGCTTTAGCTGGTTCCGTCTGCTCTGCTGGAGTCTCTTCAGTCTCCGCTGCCGGAGCTTCTTCCACTTCAGCAACTTCTTCGGCTGCAGGTTCCTCGACTTCAGCCGTCTCTTCGACGACCTCTGCTGCAGGAGCTTCTTCAACAGGCTCTTCTGCGACTTCCTCATCCACGGGCTGCTCTTCCACAACCTCTTCTTCCTCTTCTTTGGCTTTACCGCCATCGAGGTCAATCTTGCCTACGGTCTTAGGACCGGACATATCTGCCTTGGCACGAATAACCTCTTCTTGAGCCGGCTGCGCTTCCTCTTCCTCTTTCTCTTGTTCAGCACGAAGGGCTTCTTTCTCCTTCTGCTTCTGAATCGAAATCGCTTCAGCCTTTAGTTTCTTACTCTTGTCCTGATCAAATTCATCGACGAGCATCTCATAGATGTCGCCTTCGATCTTCGTATTCGGCCGGGCATCGATCTCGATACCCTGTTCTGCCAAAAACGTGACCGCACGATCAAGGGAGATATTCAACTCCTTGATCACTTTATTCAATCGGACACTCTTCACTTCAGCCATATAGCTTGCTTACAGTTTCTCTTATTCAAATTCTTCGCGAAGGATGCGCTGTACATCTCTTGCGGTTTCTTCTTCAAGTTCCGTTCTCTTGACAATTTCGTCAACGGTTAACTCCAATACGCTGCGAGCAGTGTCGCAACCAATATTCTTCAATTCGCTGAGTACCCACTCATCGATTTCGTCGCGGAATTCCATCAATTCCACATCCTCCTCCTCATCAATATCGCGGTATACGTCAATTTCGTACCCCGTCAATTGACCGGCGAGACGAATATTGAATCCTCCTTTACCAATCGCCAAAGAAACTTGGTCTGGCTTGAGGAACACTTCAGCGCGGCTGTTGTCCTCATCGATAGAGATACTCGTGATTTTTGCTGGGCTCAAAGCACGTGTAATAAACAACTGGGTATTGTTGGTGAAGTTGATGACATCAATATTCTCGTTTCCGAGCTCACGGACGATACCGTGAATACGAGAACCTTTCATACCCACACATGCTCCTACCGGATCAATACGATCGTCGTAAGACTCTACCGCTACTTTGGCTTTCTCACCCGGAACACGAACGCAGCGCTTCACGGTGATCAAACCATCAAACACTTCGGGGATTTCCTGCTCAAATAATTTCTCCAGGAATTTTGGTGAGGTACGGCTCAATTTGATGATAGGCTTCGTACCACGTAGTTCCACATCGTGGACTACCGCACGTACGGTATCTCCTTTCCTCCAGAAATCACTTGGGATTTGCTGGTCTTTCGAAAGGATCAATTCGTTCTGCTCATCATCGTAAACAATGATTTCACGATGACGAATGTGGTGAACTTCACCGCTGATGATCTCACCGATCATATCCTCATAGCGCTTGAAGAGATTGCCATTATCGTGCTCGTGTATACGAGCAATTAAGTTCTGGCGCAAGGCGAGAATAGCTCGACGTCCAAAGTGGAAGAGCTTCACTTCCTCGGACACCTCTTCACCTACTTCAAAGTCCTCCTCAATCTTTTGTGCATCTGAAAGTGAGATTTGCGCATTGTCATCCTCAACTTCTCCGTCGGGAACAACCTCGCGGTTTCGCCAAATTTCCAAGTCACCTTTATCGGGATTCACGATGATGTCAAAGTTCTCATCTGATCCAAACTGCTTGGTCAATGTCGCTCTAAAGACTTCTTCCAAGATGCTCATCAAGGTCACCCGATCGATGTTCTTGTCGTCTTTAAACTCAGTAAATGATTCAATCAGCGCCAAATTTTCCATTGTCCGTCTAATTAAAAGGGGAGCACAACTTTAGTCTCCGCCACTTCATCCAATTTGTATTCTCCCGTGTACTCCACGGTCTGTTTTTTCTTTTTCCCTTCTACCTTTTCTCTTTTGGACCATCGTAAAAACAAGGTCTCATTTTCCGCTTTTTCGAGAATTCCTTTTACTTCGGTTCCGTCCTGCAAACGGACTTTTACCTCACGGCCCACATTCTTGACAAACTGCGGCCACACTTTCAAAGGGTTCCCAACTCCAGCGCTGGAAACGGTAAGCTCAAAGTCCTCAGCATCACGATCCAATTGACTCTCG from Cryomorphaceae bacterium carries:
- a CDS encoding c-type cytochrome codes for the protein MIAMKNALLPRFSAVFTFLISAAFTLVSSMTMAQDSTAVAAAGGDPAVGEKLWKANCAACHKVDAKLIGPALGQVTEKYDEEWLISWIRNNQELRESGDAQAIAIYEEYNGLAMPNYPQFSDDDIRGLLAYIDQSYAEKMAPTVAEGDGGAVAGGGQAAGGLDIVPVLAGLVVFLIIIVFILVRIKNLLLVMKGVEPRSFVDQIFDLRIYLEAFAANKKLVGFAVVIVLIFAFNGLWGFLKGIGVEQNYQPTQPIAFSHEIHAGQNQVDCNYCHSSARHSKSAGVPSANVCMNCHMYIAEGQSEQGTKEIEKIYAAIGWDKDSRAYIEDYEEKPIEWVRIHNLPDLAYFNHSQHVVAGQVECQTCHGPIEEMEEVYQYSSLTMGWCINCHRETEVKMEDNPYYDKLHDQLAEQYKGEKITVDKIGGLECGKCHY
- a CDS encoding SPOR domain-containing protein; this encodes MNIKNLYLFGVIFFSVFTALGQERDSSYTDPVDTLASQTTFDAYPVQMDASLVDLIDRDVKIKADNRSSDGFRIQLYYGKREQAMRLKAEYQELLKSERIYVEYEQPYFKTKIGDFRTSLEAEKYMRSLGEHCSGCFVVQDEIEFPDLIPMSVSPQLPDTPQ
- the infB gene encoding translation initiation factor IF-2, with the translated sequence MAEVKSVRLNKVIKELNISLDRAVTFLAEQGIEIDARPNTKIEGDIYEMLVDEFDQDKSKKLKAEAISIQKQKEKEALRAEQEKEEEEAQPAQEEVIRAKADMSGPKTVGKIDLDGGKAKEEEEEVVEEQPVDEEVAEEPVEEAPAAEVVEETAEVEEPAAEEVAEVEEAPAAETEETPAEQTEPAKAETEAEAAPEAPAAEKVEEPAKESEKTEESATDSGSIKTQYKKLDGPKFVGKTIDLDQFKPKKKKVASSSGPKDDDSKKRRRKRISSDTGPAKGRGAQRRGGKNIQKEEPTEEEIQKQIKETLDKLTNRGKSKSSKNRRDKREERREREQMEEMKRAEEGAKLKVTEFVTVAELATMMSVPTTRVIASCMELGIMVTMNQRLDAETLSIVAEEFGYEVEFVSADVQEAVQEEEDDPADLMGRAPIVTVMGHVDHGKTSLLDYVRDANVIAGESGGITQHIGAYSVSLDSGQRIAFIDTPGHEAFTAMRARGAQVTDIAIIVIAADDAVMPQTKEAISHAQAAGVPIVFALNKVDRDAANPEKIKEELAGMNLLVEDWGGKYQSQEVSAKTGLNVKELLEKVLLEAELLDLKANPKRLASGSVVEATLDKGRGYTTTILVQNGTLRIGDYILAGQYSGKVKAMFDERSHPVTEAGPSTPVSILGLDGAPQAGDKFKVMEDEREAKDIATKRQQLQREQSMRTQKHITLDEIGRRLAIGDFQELNIIVKGDVDGSIEALSDSLQKLSTEEIQVNIIHKAVGAVTESDVLLASASDAIIVAFQVRPSMGARKLAETEQIDIRTYSIIYDAINEIKDAMEGMLSAELKEEIVANLEIRETFKISKVGTIAGCMVLDGKIHRNNDVRIIRDGVVIYTGKLGSLKRFKDDVKEVAKGFECGLNIENFNDIKVGDIIEAYQEVEVKRTLE
- the nusA gene encoding transcription termination/antitermination protein NusA, encoding MENLALIESFTEFKDDKNIDRVTLMSILEEVFRATLTKQFGSDENFDIIVNPDKGDLEIWRNREVVPDGEVEDDNAQISLSDAQKIEEDFEVGEEVSEEVKLFHFGRRAILALRQNLIARIHEHDNGNLFKRYEDMIGEIISGEVHHIRHREIIVYDDEQNELILSKDQQIPSDFWRKGDTVRAVVHDVELRGTKPIIKLSRTSPKFLEKLFEQEIPEVFDGLITVKRCVRVPGEKAKVAVESYDDRIDPVGACVGMKGSRIHGIVRELGNENIDVINFTNNTQLFITRALSPAKITSISIDEDNSRAEVFLKPDQVSLAIGKGGFNIRLAGQLTGYEIDVYRDIDEEEDVELMEFRDEIDEWVLSELKNIGCDTARSVLELTVDEIVKRTELEEETARDVQRILREEFE
- the rimP gene encoding ribosome assembly cofactor RimP, whose product is MRQLKGRIDEGTTKSPLFVPQMIDIEKVKGWAEERCSEQDLFLVDLTITSSNQIKVLVDSMGPVAIEKCVSVSRAIESQLDRDAEDFELTVSSAGVGNPLKVWPQFVKNVGREVKVRLQDGTEVKGILEKAENETLFLRWSKREKVEGKKKKQTVEYTGEYKLDEVAETKVVLPF